A section of the Felis catus isolate Fca126 chromosome B2, F.catus_Fca126_mat1.0, whole genome shotgun sequence genome encodes:
- the PPP1R3G gene encoding protein phosphatase 1 regulatory subunit 3G, translating into MEPQGALSLEKQGPALFGEPPPAEGLPTPGGDGGGASEAPSPDADPLSAEEEVASQEPEELLECRRRLSRSFSLPADPILQAAKLLRQRQQLGLGLGPQGGEGAEGLPHGPGSCCAKCKKRVQFADALGLSLASVKHFSEAEEPQVPPAVLSRLRSFPMRAQDLEQLPGLLAAAAATAALSAQPPRLRPLFELPGPSAAAERLRRQRVCLERVQCSAPSGAEVTGSGRVLGCPGPRTVAVRYTFTEWRSFLDVPAELQPEPPAEPQPPEAPSGGPGDAEEEPGAERFHFSLCLPPGLQPQEGEDADEPGAAVHFAVCYRCAQGEYWDNNSGANYTLRYVRPSDAL; encoded by the coding sequence ATGGAGCCCCAGGGGGCGCTAAGTTTGGAGAAACAGGGACCTGCGCTCTTTGGAGAGCCCCCGCCAGCCGAGGGGCTGCCCACTCCGGGGGGCGACGGCGGCGGCGCGTCGGAAGCCCCGAGCCCCGACGCTGACCCCTTGTCCGCGGAGGAAGAGGTCGCCTCCCAGGAGCCGGAGGAGCTGCTGGAGTGCCGCCGCCGCCTCTCACGTTCCTTTTCCCTGCCCGCGGACCCGATCTTGCAGGCGGCCAAGCTGCTGCGCCAGCGCCAGCAGCTTGGCCTGGGGCTCGGCCCGCAGGGCGGCGAGGGGGCCGAGGGCTTGCCGCACGGTCCCGGCAGCTGCTGCGCCAAGTGCAAGAAGCGAGTGCAGTTCGCGGACGCGCTGGGGCTAAGCCTGGCCAGCGTGAAGCACTTCAGCGAGGCGGAGGAGCCGCAGGTGCCTCCCGCCGTGCTCTCCCGCCTGCGCAGCTTCCCCATGCGCGCCCAAGACCTGGAGCAGCTTCCCGGCCTGCTGGCCGCGGCGGCCGCGACCGCGGCCCTCTCTGCGCAGCCTCCCCGGCTTCGGCCTCTTTTCGAGCTTCCTGGGCCCAGCGCCGCCGCCGAGAGACTGCGGCGGCAGCGCGTGTGCTTGGAGCGCGTGCAGTGCTCGGCGCCCTCGGGAGCGGAGGTGACGGGCTCCGGCCGGGTGCTGGGCTGCCCCGGGCCGAGAACCGTGGCGGTGCGCTACACCTTCACCGAGTGGCGCTCCTTCCTAGACGTGCCGGCCGAGCTGCAGCCCGAGCCGCCGGCTGAGCCACAGCCACCTGAGGCGCCGTCGGGGGGGCCCGGGGACGCCGAGGAGGAGCCAGGCGCCGAGCGCTTCCACTTCTCGCTGTGCCTGCCCCCTGGCCTGCAGCCCCAGGAGGGGGAAGACGCGGACGAACCGGGCGCCGCGGTCCACTTCGCCGTGTGCTACCGCTGTGCCCAGGGCGAGTACTGGGACAATAACTCGGGGGCCAACTACACGCTGCGCTATGTGCGCCCTTCCGACGCGCTCTGA